The Lactuca sativa cultivar Salinas chromosome 2, Lsat_Salinas_v11, whole genome shotgun sequence genome includes a window with the following:
- the LOC111905505 gene encoding protein RGF1 INDUCIBLE TRANSCRIPTION FACTOR 1 isoform X1: MQQQLVPPWLEKLLGTAFFSVCRTHGAAARSECNMYCLDCNGDAFCFYCRSSRHKEHQVIQIRRSSYHDVVRVSEIEKVLNINGVQTYVINSARVLFLNERPQPKSGKAVSHICEICGRSLLDALRFCSLGCKVVGIKRNGNTSFMLEDISSSSTRMISSSSTRREEEELREGSQQDIYPPTPPPPLSSTSSTRRRKGIPHRAPFGS; this comes from the exons ATGCAGCAGCAACTGGTGCCGCCATGGCTAGAGAAGCTTCTCGGAACGGCATTCTTCTCGGTTTGCCGGACGCACGGCGCCGCCGCGAGAAGTGAATGTAATATGTATTGTTTGGATTGCAATGGCGACGCATTCTGCTTCTATTGCCGATCTTCTCGCCATAAAGAACATCAAGTCATTCAG ATCAGAAGATCATCATATCACGATGTTGTGAGGGTTTCAGAGATCGAAAAAGTTTTGAACATCAATGGAGTTCAAACATACGTTATAAACAGTGCAAGAGTTCTATTTCTAAACGAAAGGCCACAACCTAAATCAGGAAAAGCAGTTTCACACATTTGTGAAATTTGTGGAAGAAGCTTATTGGATGCACTTCGATTTTGTTCACTAGGCTGTAAG GTTGTAGGAATAAAAAGAAATGGAAACACAAGCTTTATGTTAGAggacatatcatcatcatcaacaagaatgatatcatcatcatcaacaagaagagaagaagaagaattgcGTGAAGGCTCACAACAAGACATTTACCCGCCCACACCTCCCCCACCTCTTTCTTCAACTTCCTCCACTAGGAGAAGAAAAGGCATTCCTCATAGGGCTCCTTTTGGTTcctaa
- the LOC111905505 gene encoding protein RGF1 INDUCIBLE TRANSCRIPTION FACTOR 1 isoform X3: MQLVPPWLEKLLGTAFFSVCRTHGAAARSECNMYCLDCNGDAFCFYCRSSRHKEHQVIQIRRSSYHDVVRVSEIEKVLNINGVQTYVINSARVLFLNERPQPKSGKAVSHICEICGRSLLDALRFCSLGCKVVGIKRNGNTSFMLEDISSSSTRMISSSSTRREEEELREGSQQDIYPPTPPPPLSSTSSTRRRKGIPHRAPFGS, translated from the exons ATG CAACTGGTGCCGCCATGGCTAGAGAAGCTTCTCGGAACGGCATTCTTCTCGGTTTGCCGGACGCACGGCGCCGCCGCGAGAAGTGAATGTAATATGTATTGTTTGGATTGCAATGGCGACGCATTCTGCTTCTATTGCCGATCTTCTCGCCATAAAGAACATCAAGTCATTCAG ATCAGAAGATCATCATATCACGATGTTGTGAGGGTTTCAGAGATCGAAAAAGTTTTGAACATCAATGGAGTTCAAACATACGTTATAAACAGTGCAAGAGTTCTATTTCTAAACGAAAGGCCACAACCTAAATCAGGAAAAGCAGTTTCACACATTTGTGAAATTTGTGGAAGAAGCTTATTGGATGCACTTCGATTTTGTTCACTAGGCTGTAAG GTTGTAGGAATAAAAAGAAATGGAAACACAAGCTTTATGTTAGAggacatatcatcatcatcaacaagaatgatatcatcatcatcaacaagaagagaagaagaagaattgcGTGAAGGCTCACAACAAGACATTTACCCGCCCACACCTCCCCCACCTCTTTCTTCAACTTCCTCCACTAGGAGAAGAAAAGGCATTCCTCATAGGGCTCCTTTTGGTTcctaa
- the LOC111905505 gene encoding protein RGF1 INDUCIBLE TRANSCRIPTION FACTOR 1 isoform X2 — MQQLVPPWLEKLLGTAFFSVCRTHGAAARSECNMYCLDCNGDAFCFYCRSSRHKEHQVIQIRRSSYHDVVRVSEIEKVLNINGVQTYVINSARVLFLNERPQPKSGKAVSHICEICGRSLLDALRFCSLGCKVVGIKRNGNTSFMLEDISSSSTRMISSSSTRREEEELREGSQQDIYPPTPPPPLSSTSSTRRRKGIPHRAPFGS; from the exons ATG CAGCAACTGGTGCCGCCATGGCTAGAGAAGCTTCTCGGAACGGCATTCTTCTCGGTTTGCCGGACGCACGGCGCCGCCGCGAGAAGTGAATGTAATATGTATTGTTTGGATTGCAATGGCGACGCATTCTGCTTCTATTGCCGATCTTCTCGCCATAAAGAACATCAAGTCATTCAG ATCAGAAGATCATCATATCACGATGTTGTGAGGGTTTCAGAGATCGAAAAAGTTTTGAACATCAATGGAGTTCAAACATACGTTATAAACAGTGCAAGAGTTCTATTTCTAAACGAAAGGCCACAACCTAAATCAGGAAAAGCAGTTTCACACATTTGTGAAATTTGTGGAAGAAGCTTATTGGATGCACTTCGATTTTGTTCACTAGGCTGTAAG GTTGTAGGAATAAAAAGAAATGGAAACACAAGCTTTATGTTAGAggacatatcatcatcatcaacaagaatgatatcatcatcatcaacaagaagagaagaagaagaattgcGTGAAGGCTCACAACAAGACATTTACCCGCCCACACCTCCCCCACCTCTTTCTTCAACTTCCTCCACTAGGAGAAGAAAAGGCATTCCTCATAGGGCTCCTTTTGGTTcctaa